Proteins encoded by one window of Agelaius phoeniceus isolate bAgePho1 chromosome 3, bAgePho1.hap1, whole genome shotgun sequence:
- the LOC129117780 gene encoding acrosin-like, translating into MDWLGLLVLLTVTRVAQSIQYTCGGTCGLRAVISAYHPTTNSYGNMAYDPSMTRVVGGTDAKPGTWPWIVSIQHPWIPRLKHLCGGSLISKQWVLTAAHCFDEVTEISMVYVVIGATQLTKPGHGAQVRHVKQVLIHQYYNHDDMSYDIALMELDHPVQCSPYIQLACVPDATLRVSELQNCWVAGWGATAPRAQRSSDHLQEAKVHLINIELCNSTFWYTGKIHTHNLCAGYPEGGIDTCQGDSGGPLMCQDNNAAYWWVIGVTSWGKGCARARRPGIYISTQYFYDWILFHMNLSPDGSSSPTSRACSHFLITSHPWSHYIPTSQTSLKPWPRTTPSPKPILVPTLGKVNSCLFPIKILMEFFTRVKQLLQQTFDQNTS; encoded by the exons ATGGATTGGCTCGGCCTCCTTGTCCTGCTGACAGTGACCAGGGTAGCACAGAGTATCCAGTACACCTGTGG AGGGACCTGCGGGCTCCGAGCTGTGATATCTGCCTATCACCCCACAACTAATTCCTATGGCAACATGGCTTATGACCCCAGCATGACACGTGTCGTGGGTGGCACAGATGCCAAGCCAGGGACCTGGCCCTGGATCGTCAGCATCCAGCACCCATGGATACCACGCCTGAAGCATCTGTGTGGAGGGTCCCTCATCAGCAAACAGTGGGTCCTCACAGCAGCCCACTGCTTCGATGAGGTCAC GGAAATCAGCATGGTGTATGTGGTGATTGGGGCCACCCAGTTGACTAAGCCAGGCCATGGGGCACAAGTGCGCCATGTCAAGCAGGTGCTGATACACCAGTACTACAACCATGATGACATGAGCTACGACATTGCCCTGATGGAATTGGACCATCCTGTCCAGTGCAGTCCCTACATCCAGCTGGCCTGTGTGCCCGATGCCACACTGAGAGTGTCAGAGCTGCAAAACTGCTGGGTGGCTGGCTGGGGTGCCACTGCTCCAAGAG CTCAAAGATCAAGTGATCACCTGCAGGAGGCCAAGGTACACCTCATCAATATTGAGCTGTGCAACAGCACCTTCTGGTACACAGGGAAAATCCACACCCACAACTTGTGTGCTGGTTACCCAGAGGGTGGCATCGACACCTGCCAG ggtgaCAGTGGTGGTCCTCTCATGTGCCAGGACAACAACGCTGCCTACTGGTGGGTCATCGGAGTGACCAGCTGGGGAAAAGGCTGTGCCAGAGCAAGGCGTCCTGGAATCTACATCTCCACTCAGTACTTCTATGATTGGATCCTATTCCACATGAACCTGAGCCCAGATGGAAGTTCCTCTCCAACATCTCGGGCATGTAGTCATTTTCTGATTACTTCACACCCCTGGAGTCATTATATTCCCACCTCACAAACCTCTCTGAAGCCATGGCCAAGAAcaaccccctccccaaaaccaatTCTAGTACCAACACTGGGCAAAGTTAATTCCTGCCTATTTCCCATCAAGATTCTGATGGAATTCTTTACTCGAGTGAAGCAACTCCTCCAGCAGACCTTTGATCAAAACACATCttga
- the LOC129117905 gene encoding acrosin-like translates to MNWLGLLILLTVAGLAQSIQYTCGGSCGFRVPPPVNIPMTYSYGNVAYDYGMTRIVGGAGAAVAEWPWLVSIQHPWVPGLGHWCGGSLITADWVLTAAHCFDKFDNISLLYVVIGATQLSQPGPGAQVRNVKKVVIHRNYKRSDMSNDIALMQLDRPVLCSSYIQLACLAEPTLSVSELRNCWIAGWGATTARSLDSADHLQQAKVKLIDLQLCNSSDWYAGEVHPYNLCAGYPQGTIDSCKGDSGGPLMCQDNNAAYWWVIGVTSWGEGCARARQPGVYSSVQHFYEWIDYNMRINAVKSAP, encoded by the exons ATGAATTGGCTTGGCCTCCTCATCCTGCTGACCGTGGCTGGGCTGGCGCAGAGCATCCAGTACACCTGCGG AGGGAGCTGTGGGTTCCGAGTTCCGCCACCTGTCAACATCCCCATGACTTATTCCTACGGCAATGTGGCTTATGACTACGGCATGACACGCATCGTGGGTGGTGCCGGTGCCGCAGTAGCAGAATGGCCCTGGCTCGTCAGCATCCAGCACCCATGGGTACCAGGCCTGGGACATTGGTGTGGAGGTTCCCTCATCACTGCAGATTGGGTCCTCACAGCAGCCCACTGCTTCGACAAGTTTGA TAACATCAGCCTTCTGTATGTGGTGATTGGGGCCACCCAGTTGTCTCAGCCGGGCCCTGGGGCACAAGTGCGCAATGTCAAGAAGGTGGTGATACACCGCAACTACAAGCGTAGCGACATGAGCAACGACATTGCCTTGATGCAATTGGACCGTCCTGTCCTGTGCAGCTCATACATCCAGCTGGCCTGCCTGGCTGAACCCACCCTAAGTGTCTCAGAGCTGAGAAACTGCTGGATTGCTGGCTGGGGGGCCACTACTGCAAGAA GTCTAGATTCAGCTGATCACCTTCAGCAGGCCAAGGTCAAGCTCATTGATCTCCAGCTATGCAACAGCAGTGACTGGTACGCAGGAGAAGTCCATCCCTACAACTTGTGCGCTGGATACCCACAGGGCACCATTGACTCCTGCAAG ggtgaCAGCGGTGGTCCTCTCATGTGCCAGGACAACAACGCTGCCTACTGGTGGGTCATCGGAGTGACCAGCTGGGGGGAAGGCTGTGCCAGAGCAAGGCAGCCTGGAGTCTACAGCTCCGTTCAGCACTTCTATGAATGGATCGATTATAATATGCGTATAAACGCAGTTAAAAGTGCTCCTtga
- the LOC129117906 gene encoding acrosin-like yields the protein MVSDSGYNSRDHGTIRIVGGTGAKPGAWPWMVSIQHPRIPGTKHFCGGSLIRAEWVLTAAHCFDLIFNSSLVYVVIGATQLTQPGPGAQVRQIKKLLLHENYQRRDMSNDIALLKLSKPVECSPYIQLACVADAILGLSVSQERNCWIAGWGATTARDKTPSDHLQEAKVHLINIQLCNSTFWYAGKIHTHNLCAGYPQGGIDTCQGDSGGPLMCQDNHADYWWVVGVTSWGKSCGRARRPGIYTSTQYFYDWIVAHMGTENV from the exons ATGGTGTCTGACTCTGGATACAATAGTCGTGACCACGGCACGATACGCATTGTGGGTGGCACAGGTGCCAAGCCAGGGGCCTGGCCATGGATGGTCAGCATCCAGCATCCGAGGATACCAGGCACAAAGCATTTCTGTGGAGGGTCTCTCATCAGGGCAGAGTGGGTCCTCACAGCTGCCCACTGCTTTGACCTCATTTT TAACAGCAGCTTGGTGTACGTGGTGATTGGGGCCACCCAGTTGACTCAGCCGGGCCCTGGGGCACAAGTCCGCCAAATTAAGAAGCTACTACTTCATGAAAACTATCAGAGACGTGACATGAGCAATGACATTGCTTTGCTGAAACTGAGCAAGCCTGTTGAGTGCAGCCCCTACATCCAGCTGGCCTGTGTGGCCGATGCCATCTTAGGGTTGTCAGTGTCACAGGAGCGTAACTGCTGGATTGCTGGCTGGGGTGCCACCACTGCTAGAG ATAAAACCCCGAGTGATCACCTGCAGGAGGCCAAGGTACACCTCATCAATATCCAGCTGTGCAACAGCACCTTCTGGTACGCAGGGAAAATCCACACCCACAACTTGTGCGCTGGATACCCACAGGGCGGCATCGACACCTGCCAG ggtgaCAGCGGTGGTCCTCTCATGTGCCAGGACAACCATGCTGACTACTGGTGGGTTGTTGGAGTGACCAGCTGGGGAAAAAGCTGTGGCAGAGCAAGGCGACCGGGAATCTACACCTCCACTCAGTACTTCTATGACTGGATTGTGGCTCACATGGGCACAGAGAATGTTTAA